Proteins from one Entomospira culicis genomic window:
- a CDS encoding BMP family lipoprotein, with the protein MNTYAKLFAFLALGLSFVACPKPQNNEKVSLGKEVPTVIHITEAGGVDDNSFNASTWRGINRFYSEFNGKEGVHYSYMVTPNLAQMDGNLSIATDEDRSLIVVAGFNFIDAVERIAQLNPQQKYLLIDGPDFGLPNVKSAHFADEQSAFLVGALVAYKSQEDGIENPVFGFIGGMPGGVITRFEMGYLQGIKHVLGNNVTILSYYADDWANPAKAKTMTGQWINQYPNLYAIFSAAGPTGNGTIAQIKESYQSGRILWAIGVDSDQYIEGLMPDGHSVVLTSAMKNADAAVYSTLFDLERDIFHYGQAIYDLDNDGVGFSQSNTIALSEDLLLKVKALKEQIRNRDITVYTTLSQVQKAGLIANYTTDAKDD; encoded by the coding sequence TGTCGCTTGTCCTAAACCACAAAACAACGAGAAAGTTTCCCTAGGAAAAGAAGTCCCTACCGTCATTCATATTACCGAGGCTGGCGGGGTAGATGACAACTCTTTTAACGCCTCTACTTGGCGTGGAATTAATCGCTTTTACAGTGAGTTTAACGGGAAAGAAGGCGTGCATTACTCCTATATGGTTACGCCTAATCTCGCTCAAATGGATGGTAATTTGAGTATTGCCACCGATGAAGATCGTTCACTTATCGTAGTGGCAGGCTTCAACTTTATCGATGCAGTAGAGCGTATCGCCCAGCTCAATCCTCAACAAAAATATCTCCTCATCGATGGACCAGATTTTGGTCTACCCAACGTAAAATCTGCCCACTTCGCCGATGAACAATCCGCCTTTCTTGTTGGTGCACTTGTCGCATATAAATCTCAAGAAGATGGTATTGAGAATCCCGTCTTCGGCTTCATTGGGGGAATGCCTGGTGGCGTAATTACTCGCTTCGAAATGGGGTATCTTCAAGGGATCAAGCATGTGCTAGGCAATAATGTTACCATCTTGAGTTATTATGCCGATGACTGGGCAAATCCCGCCAAAGCAAAAACCATGACCGGTCAATGGATCAATCAATACCCCAATTTGTACGCGATATTTAGTGCCGCAGGACCTACTGGTAACGGCACCATTGCGCAAATTAAAGAAAGCTATCAGAGTGGTCGCATTCTTTGGGCTATTGGTGTCGATTCTGACCAATATATAGAAGGTCTCATGCCCGATGGTCATAGCGTCGTACTTACCTCTGCCATGAAAAATGCCGATGCTGCTGTTTACAGTACGCTCTTCGATCTCGAACGCGATATCTTCCACTATGGGCAAGCAATATACGATCTGGATAATGATGGAGTGGGCTTCAGCCAAAGCAACACCATCGCGTTATCGGAGGATCTTCTTCTCAAAGTTAAAGCGCTTAAAGAGCAAATTCGCAATCGAGACATTACCGTATACACCACCCTATCACAGGTGCAAAAAGCCGGTCTTATTGCCAACTACACCACCGACGCCAAGGACGACTAG